One genomic segment of Eikenella corrodens includes these proteins:
- the odhB gene encoding 2-oxoglutarate dehydrogenase complex dihydrolipoyllysine-residue succinyltransferase produces MIIEITVPPLPESVTEATLMSWHKKVGDYVNRDENLIDLETDKVVLELPAQQAGVIVEIIEQDGATVTAGQLLAKIDTEAKAAEAAPAAAQATAAEPAGHVAAAGARAGVAMPAAAKLAAEKGVDVSGVQGSGRDGRVLKEDVAAMPAAAPKAAAAPAVAVPLGDRVEQRVPMSRLRQRVAERLLQSQSQNAILTTFNEVNMKPIMDLRAKYKEKFEKQYGVKLGFMSFFVKAAVAALKKFPAVNASIDGNDIVYHGYFDIGIAVGSPRGLVVPILRNVDQMSIAEIELAIVDYANKAKSGKIAIEDLTGGTFSITNGGTFGSMMSTPIINPPQSAILGMHATKERAVVENGQVVVRPMMYLALSYDHRIIDGREAVLTLVTIKEALEDPARLILEI; encoded by the coding sequence ATGATTATCGAAATCACCGTACCCCCGCTACCGGAAAGCGTTACCGAAGCCACCCTGATGAGCTGGCACAAGAAGGTGGGCGACTATGTAAACCGCGACGAAAACCTGATCGACCTCGAAACCGACAAGGTTGTGCTCGAGCTGCCCGCCCAGCAGGCCGGTGTGATTGTGGAAATCATCGAACAAGACGGCGCCACCGTTACCGCCGGCCAGCTGTTGGCTAAAATCGACACCGAAGCCAAAGCAGCAGAAGCAGCCCCGGCTGCCGCCCAAGCCACCGCTGCCGAGCCAGCAGGCCATGTGGCTGCCGCTGGTGCGCGCGCCGGCGTGGCCATGCCCGCCGCCGCCAAACTGGCTGCTGAAAAAGGCGTGGACGTATCCGGCGTACAAGGTTCCGGCCGCGACGGCCGTGTGCTGAAAGAAGACGTGGCCGCTATGCCTGCCGCCGCACCCAAAGCCGCTGCCGCCCCGGCCGTGGCCGTGCCGCTGGGCGACCGCGTAGAACAGCGCGTACCGATGAGCCGCCTGCGCCAGCGTGTGGCCGAACGCCTGCTGCAATCTCAGTCGCAAAACGCCATCCTCACCACGTTCAACGAGGTGAACATGAAGCCGATTATGGATTTGCGCGCCAAATACAAAGAGAAGTTCGAAAAACAGTATGGCGTGAAACTGGGCTTCATGTCCTTCTTCGTGAAAGCCGCCGTGGCCGCGCTGAAGAAATTCCCCGCTGTGAACGCTTCGATTGACGGCAACGACATCGTTTACCACGGCTACTTCGACATCGGTATCGCCGTGGGCAGTCCACGCGGCCTGGTGGTGCCGATCCTGCGCAACGTGGATCAGATGAGCATTGCCGAAATCGAACTGGCCATTGTGGACTACGCCAACAAAGCCAAGAGCGGCAAAATCGCCATCGAAGACCTCACCGGCGGCACATTCTCCATCACCAACGGCGGCACCTTCGGCTCGATGATGTCCACACCCATCATCAACCCGCCGCAATCCGCCATCTTGGGCATGCACGCCACCAAAGAACGCGCCGTGGTGGAAAACGGCCAAGTCGTGGTGCGCCCGATGATGTATCTGGCCCTCTCCTACGACCACCGCATCATCGACGGCCGCGAAGCCGTGCTCACTTTGGTTACTATCAAAGAAGCCCTCGAAGACCCGGCCCGACTGATTTTAGAAATCTAA
- a CDS encoding TonB-dependent siderophore receptor, translating into MKQPRTHLKALILALAAIGSPGLLYAEGTNEAQPAQRQEQQADSAELEAIEVTARRRYASGYQPISADVIGGGNTPLLEVPRSVNIVTPAVLEDRRPGSLDEALLTVSGIRQANTLAGTLEAVVKRGFGDNRDNSVLRNGMQMTQTHVFSPTAERVEVLKGPASTLYGVQDPGGVVNVVTKQPQLKPARSVSTSFGSHSARQVGVDFTGPIGSSQSWAYRFIADYRQSDYWRNFGEIKQTTIAPSVKWIGEHTTITAAYEYLDYTVPFDRGTFLDSTPGANYGKPLAIPAERRLDEPFSEQSGKNHMFQFTLDQYLSEQWKMRLNYSFTYHTYDDWKARIANTAAGINTTTGTVRRRIDGTQDARLRVHNLALSFKGDVHTGSVRHKLGFGLEAMHNDRLLGKIYQSPANNYTINMYNPVYGRISPQPGVNTIDGQGNNTQQTEILKTFALYANDDIHLGEKWIVSAGLRAEYFDQYAGRANRNFVFKANTDNHGWNFSPSLGVTYRLTPQWSLYGSYATSFRPQVSVANEIPGDAQPEKGRAFEIGAKFAGDRLSAAVALFHIEKENVRYSVTSGGQTETRFAGRARSMGFEAEMGGQITERLGVNANYAYTETKVLEAEAAAQGLPLNNTPRNQFGLYLTYDFGNALGGNWRAGIGAKYNGAWYIGKNAASGDRLWKIPAATVADAFVSYDTKIGDNKLNVRLNGKNLTNRLYYTSTVGSSAQYPMIAIGNPREISVSAKFEF; encoded by the coding sequence ATGAAACAACCGCGCACACACCTCAAAGCCCTCATCCTCGCCCTGGCCGCCATCGGCAGCCCAGGCCTGCTTTATGCCGAAGGCACGAATGAAGCCCAGCCTGCCCAAAGACAAGAACAGCAGGCCGACAGCGCCGAGCTCGAAGCCATCGAAGTTACCGCCCGCCGCCGCTATGCCAGCGGCTACCAACCCATTTCCGCCGATGTCATCGGCGGCGGCAACACCCCGCTGCTCGAAGTGCCCCGTAGCGTAAACATCGTTACCCCCGCCGTGCTGGAGGACCGACGCCCCGGCTCGCTGGACGAAGCCCTGCTCACCGTGAGCGGCATCCGCCAAGCCAACACCCTGGCTGGCACGCTCGAGGCCGTAGTGAAACGCGGCTTCGGCGACAACCGCGACAACTCCGTGCTGCGCAACGGCATGCAGATGACCCAAACCCACGTATTCAGCCCCACCGCCGAGCGCGTGGAAGTGCTCAAAGGCCCGGCCTCCACACTCTACGGCGTGCAAGACCCCGGCGGCGTGGTGAATGTGGTAACCAAACAGCCGCAGCTCAAACCGGCCCGCTCCGTGAGCACCAGCTTCGGCAGCCACAGCGCCCGCCAAGTGGGTGTGGACTTCACCGGCCCCATCGGCTCCAGCCAAAGCTGGGCCTACCGCTTCATCGCCGACTACCGCCAAAGCGACTACTGGCGCAATTTCGGCGAAATCAAGCAAACCACCATCGCCCCCTCGGTCAAATGGATTGGTGAGCACACCACCATCACCGCCGCCTACGAATACTTGGACTACACCGTGCCATTCGACCGCGGCACCTTCCTCGATTCCACCCCCGGCGCAAACTACGGCAAACCCCTCGCTATTCCCGCCGAACGCCGACTGGACGAGCCTTTCAGCGAGCAGAGCGGCAAAAACCATATGTTCCAGTTCACGCTCGACCAATATTTGAGCGAACAGTGGAAAATGCGCCTGAACTACAGCTTCACCTACCATACCTACGACGACTGGAAAGCCCGTATTGCCAACACCGCCGCCGGTATCAACACCACCACCGGCACGGTGCGCCGCCGCATCGACGGCACGCAGGATGCCCGCTTGCGTGTGCACAACCTGGCCTTAAGCTTCAAAGGCGACGTGCATACCGGCAGCGTACGGCACAAACTCGGCTTCGGCCTCGAAGCCATGCACAACGACCGCCTGCTGGGCAAAATCTACCAAAGCCCCGCCAACAACTACACCATCAATATGTACAACCCGGTGTATGGCCGCATTAGCCCGCAGCCCGGCGTGAACACCATCGACGGCCAAGGCAACAATACCCAGCAAACCGAAATCCTCAAAACCTTCGCCCTGTATGCCAATGACGATATTCATCTCGGCGAAAAATGGATTGTGTCTGCCGGCCTGCGCGCCGAGTATTTCGACCAATACGCCGGTCGCGCCAACCGCAATTTCGTATTCAAAGCCAATACCGACAACCACGGCTGGAACTTCTCGCCCTCGCTCGGCGTAACCTACCGCCTCACCCCGCAGTGGTCGCTCTATGGCAGCTACGCCACTTCGTTCCGCCCACAGGTTTCCGTGGCCAACGAAATCCCTGGTGATGCCCAGCCTGAAAAAGGTCGAGCCTTTGAAATCGGTGCTAAATTCGCCGGCGATCGTCTCTCTGCCGCAGTAGCCCTATTCCATATCGAGAAAGAAAATGTGCGCTACAGCGTAACCTCTGGCGGCCAAACCGAAACCCGCTTTGCCGGCCGCGCCCGCTCCATGGGCTTTGAAGCCGAAATGGGCGGCCAGATTACCGAACGTCTCGGTGTGAACGCCAACTATGCCTACACCGAAACCAAGGTGCTGGAAGCAGAAGCCGCTGCCCAAGGCCTGCCGCTGAACAATACCCCGCGCAACCAGTTCGGCCTATATCTGACTTATGATTTCGGCAACGCGCTGGGCGGCAACTGGCGCGCCGGCATCGGAGCCAAATACAACGGCGCATGGTATATCGGCAAAAATGCCGCCAGCGGCGACCGTCTGTGGAAAATCCCTGCAGCCACCGTAGCTGATGCCTTTGTCTCCTACGACACCAAAATCGGGGATAACAAGCTCAACGTGCGGCTCAACGGCAAAAACCTGACCAACCGCCTGTATTACACCTCCACCGTAGGCTCTTCGGCGCAATACCCGATGATCGCCATCGGCAATCCGCGCGAAATCAGCGTTTCTGCTAAGTTTGAGTTTTAA
- the rnhA gene encoding ribonuclease HI, with protein sequence MTNTTTVHLYTDGACKGNPGPGGWGVLLRYGRHEKELCGGEADTTNNRMELTAVIRGLEALNRPCQVTIHTDSQYVKNGMESWIHGWKKNGWKTSAKQPVKNAELWQQLDQQVARHQVSWQWVKGHAGHPENERADQLANQGAANISNEQQ encoded by the coding sequence ATGACCAATACCACAACCGTCCACCTCTACACCGACGGCGCCTGCAAAGGTAATCCCGGCCCCGGCGGCTGGGGCGTGCTGCTGCGCTACGGCCGCCATGAAAAAGAACTCTGCGGCGGCGAAGCCGACACCACCAACAACCGCATGGAGCTTACCGCCGTTATCCGCGGCCTCGAAGCCCTCAACCGCCCCTGCCAAGTAACCATCCACACCGACTCCCAATACGTGAAAAACGGCATGGAAAGCTGGATTCACGGCTGGAAGAAAAACGGCTGGAAAACTTCCGCCAAACAACCCGTGAAAAACGCCGAACTCTGGCAGCAGCTCGACCAACAAGTCGCCCGCCACCAAGTATCCTGGCAATGGGTGAAAGGCCATGCCGGCCACCCCGAAAACGAACGCGCCGACCAACTGGCTAATCAAGGCGCCGCCAATATATCCAATGAACAACAATAA
- a CDS encoding 2-oxoglutarate dehydrogenase E1 component yields MMKEQSSLSYLYGTNVPYIEDLYEAYLSSPDSVDSQWRQYFDQVAAMPGNTPKDVAHRPIQEAFANLAQQRGGAAAGGVDFAAMQKQVAVLSLISAYRSLGNRAADLNPLDRTHIRQLPELDPKTYGLTDADMNTPFHVGTDLSGSPKLPLAEIIRHLKQIYCGPLALEYMHIPDTAEREWLQARLEANGARPQFDAETKRLILKEITAAETMERYLHTRYVGQKRFSLEGGESTVPALNHLIRASTEKGVQEIVIGMAHRGRLNVLVNTMGKAPQAIFDEFEGKVDAKFPSGDVKYHMGFSSDVPTPHGPVHLSLAYNPSHLEITNPVIEGSVRARQDHRGAEGRKQVLPILTHGDSAFIGLGVNQSTFNMSQTRGYSTGGTIHFVINNQVGFTTSDPRDTRSILYCTDIAKMVSAPILHVNGDDPEAVCHAAQIALDYRTTFQKDIVIDLVCYRKLGHNEGDDPTLTQPLMYKQVAAHPGSRAVYAEQLIKEGVVTKEEAEKLISDYRAAMDKGDRIQEILPEQKREHAVDWSKYQPISWRTPVKTALPAAEIKRLTDRFTDIPADVKLHNTVKKIIENRKAMAVGEQAIDWGMAETIAYASLLEAGHDIRISGEDSGRGTFSHRHAVLHDQNRAERTGGVYIPLQHISEKQGRFNVIDSILNEEAVMAYEYGYASSAPEDLVIWEAQFGDFANGAQIAIDQFITSGETKWGRWCGLTVILPHGYDGQGPEHSSARVERWLQLCAEENIQVLMMSEASQMFHALRRQILRPYRKPLVIFMSKRLLRLKDACSPLANFTDGEFRLVIGDTVQGRDQDVKRVILCAGQVYYDLAKARADKGLEKDIAIVRVEQLYPFPYEEVAAELKRFPNATEIMWAQEEPKNQGAWYQIRHRLEKVLGANHRLTTASRPASASPAVGYAVKHKAGLDGLLEDAMKL; encoded by the coding sequence ATGATGAAAGAACAAAGTAGTTTGTCCTACCTATACGGTACCAACGTCCCGTATATTGAAGATTTGTACGAAGCCTATCTGAGCTCCCCTGACTCCGTGGACAGCCAATGGCGGCAGTATTTCGACCAAGTGGCCGCCATGCCCGGCAACACTCCGAAAGATGTGGCGCACCGCCCGATTCAGGAAGCCTTTGCCAACTTGGCACAGCAGCGCGGCGGCGCAGCCGCGGGCGGCGTGGATTTTGCCGCCATGCAGAAGCAAGTGGCCGTGTTGAGCCTGATTTCCGCCTACCGCTCCTTGGGCAACCGCGCTGCCGACCTCAACCCGCTCGACCGCACCCATATCAGACAACTGCCCGAGCTCGATCCCAAAACCTACGGCCTCACTGATGCCGACATGAACACCCCTTTCCATGTCGGCACCGATCTTTCAGGTAGCCCCAAGCTGCCCCTGGCCGAAATCATCCGCCATCTGAAACAAATCTACTGCGGCCCCCTGGCATTGGAATACATGCACATTCCCGACACCGCCGAACGCGAATGGCTGCAGGCACGTTTGGAAGCCAACGGCGCCCGCCCGCAGTTTGATGCCGAGACTAAACGCCTCATCCTGAAAGAAATCACCGCCGCCGAAACCATGGAGCGCTATCTGCACACCCGTTATGTGGGCCAGAAACGCTTCTCGCTCGAAGGCGGCGAAAGCACCGTGCCCGCGCTGAACCATCTGATCCGCGCCTCCACCGAAAAAGGTGTGCAGGAAATCGTAATCGGCATGGCGCACCGCGGCCGCTTAAACGTGTTGGTAAACACCATGGGCAAAGCCCCGCAAGCCATTTTCGACGAGTTCGAAGGCAAAGTGGACGCCAAATTCCCCAGCGGCGACGTGAAATACCACATGGGCTTCAGCTCCGACGTGCCCACCCCGCACGGCCCGGTGCACCTCTCTTTGGCCTACAACCCCTCACACTTGGAAATCACCAACCCCGTGATTGAAGGCTCCGTACGCGCCCGCCAAGACCACCGCGGTGCCGAAGGCCGCAAACAAGTGCTGCCCATCCTCACCCACGGCGACTCCGCCTTCATCGGTTTGGGCGTGAACCAATCTACTTTCAATATGTCGCAAACCCGCGGCTACAGCACCGGCGGCACCATCCACTTCGTGATCAACAACCAAGTGGGCTTCACCACTTCCGATCCGCGCGACACCCGCTCCATCCTGTATTGCACCGACATCGCCAAGATGGTGAGCGCGCCGATTCTGCATGTGAACGGCGACGACCCGGAAGCCGTGTGCCACGCCGCCCAAATCGCGCTGGACTACCGCACTACCTTCCAGAAAGACATCGTGATCGATTTGGTGTGCTACCGCAAACTCGGCCACAACGAGGGCGACGATCCCACCCTGACCCAGCCTCTGATGTACAAACAAGTGGCCGCACACCCCGGCTCCCGCGCCGTGTATGCCGAGCAGCTGATTAAAGAAGGCGTGGTCACCAAGGAAGAAGCCGAAAAACTCATCAGCGACTACCGCGCCGCGATGGACAAAGGCGACCGCATCCAGGAAATCCTGCCTGAGCAGAAACGCGAACACGCAGTGGATTGGAGCAAATACCAGCCCATCAGCTGGCGCACTCCGGTGAAAACTGCTCTGCCTGCTGCCGAAATCAAACGCCTGACCGACCGCTTCACCGACATCCCCGCTGATGTGAAACTGCACAATACCGTGAAGAAAATCATCGAAAACCGCAAAGCCATGGCTGTTGGCGAGCAAGCTATTGACTGGGGTATGGCCGAAACCATCGCCTACGCCAGCCTGCTCGAAGCCGGCCACGACATCCGCATTTCCGGCGAAGACTCCGGCCGCGGCACCTTCTCACACCGCCACGCCGTGCTGCACGACCAAAACCGTGCCGAACGCACCGGCGGCGTGTATATCCCGCTGCAACACATCAGCGAAAAACAAGGCCGCTTCAACGTCATCGATTCCATCCTGAACGAAGAAGCCGTGATGGCCTACGAATACGGCTATGCCTCCTCCGCACCGGAAGACCTGGTGATTTGGGAAGCCCAGTTCGGCGACTTCGCCAACGGCGCGCAAATCGCCATCGACCAATTCATCACCTCCGGCGAAACCAAATGGGGACGCTGGTGCGGCCTCACCGTTATCCTGCCGCACGGCTACGACGGCCAAGGCCCGGAACACTCTTCCGCCCGCGTAGAACGCTGGCTGCAACTGTGTGCCGAAGAAAACATCCAAGTGCTGATGATGTCTGAAGCATCGCAGATGTTCCATGCCCTGCGCCGCCAGATTCTGCGCCCCTACCGCAAACCGCTGGTGATTTTCATGTCCAAACGCCTGCTGCGCCTCAAAGACGCCTGCAGCCCACTGGCCAACTTCACCGACGGCGAATTCCGCCTTGTGATCGGCGACACCGTACAAGGTCGCGATCAAGACGTGAAACGCGTGATTCTGTGTGCCGGCCAGGTGTACTACGATTTGGCCAAAGCCCGCGCCGACAAAGGCTTGGAAAAAGACATCGCCATCGTTCGCGTCGAGCAGCTCTACCCCTTCCCCTACGAAGAAGTGGCCGCCGAACTCAAACGCTTCCCGAACGCCACCGAAATCATGTGGGCACAGGAAGAGCCGAAAAACCAAGGCGCTTGGTACCAAATCCGCCACCGTCTGGAAAAAGTGCTCGGCGCCAACCATCGCCTCACCACCGCCAGCCGCCCGGCCAGCGCCTCGCCCGCCGTCGGCTATGCTGTGAAACACAAAGCCGGTTTGGACGGCCTGCTTGAAGACGCGATGAAACTCTAA
- a CDS encoding flotillin family protein, whose protein sequence is MNLISIATIAGVILVALFVLGLILTRLYRRASKEVSFVRTGFGGEKVIMNGGAMVLPVLHEIIPVNMNTLRLEVRRAAQQALITRDRMRVDVMAEFYVRVKPSAESIATAAQTLGMKTMSPDELKDLVEGKFVDALRAVAAEMAMEELHEKRVDFVQKVQQVVSEDLFKNGLELETVSLTGLDQTSFEFFNPQNAFDAEGLTKLTETIEGRRKKRNEIEQDTDLAIKTKNLEAEQQRLKISREEEYAKLEQEREIAVRRAEQEASIAEQEAQKKREAEEAKIAAEREVDLKRIAAERDIKNEDIKKAQAVEQAEVERRKAIELAEQDRAIAVAEKSRAESEAKAEADKARAAAVREEESVITVRETERAERAKAVELIAAEEAAQKDAISLTVAAEAEKQAAQDRAEAVRIAAEAEAEKQRLQAKGEADAKVLLAQAQEQQYKVDAEGTRAVNEAANVLSVEQVEMQVRLALLKHLPDIIRESVRPMENIDGIKILQINGLGGFSGAAADGVSGSPGAQGNAALSDQVVNSALRYRAQAPLVDGLLKELGLSGGDINGLTQNLNPAAPANQTQPQEEGEAE, encoded by the coding sequence ATGAACCTTATTTCCATTGCCACTATTGCCGGCGTGATACTCGTCGCGCTGTTTGTGCTCGGCCTCATCCTCACCCGCCTGTATCGTCGCGCCAGCAAAGAAGTCTCCTTCGTCCGTACCGGCTTCGGCGGCGAAAAAGTCATCATGAACGGCGGCGCGATGGTGCTGCCCGTGCTGCACGAAATCATCCCCGTCAACATGAATACATTGCGCCTCGAAGTGCGCCGCGCGGCGCAGCAGGCGTTGATTACCCGCGACCGGATGCGCGTGGATGTGATGGCGGAATTTTACGTCCGCGTCAAACCCAGCGCCGAGAGCATCGCCACCGCCGCGCAAACGCTGGGTATGAAAACCATGTCGCCTGACGAATTGAAAGACCTCGTTGAAGGTAAATTTGTCGATGCCCTGCGCGCCGTTGCTGCCGAAATGGCGATGGAAGAGCTGCACGAAAAACGGGTTGATTTCGTTCAAAAAGTGCAGCAAGTCGTGAGCGAAGACTTGTTTAAAAACGGCCTCGAACTCGAAACCGTCTCCCTGACCGGCCTCGATCAAACCAGCTTTGAGTTTTTCAACCCGCAAAACGCCTTTGACGCGGAAGGTCTGACCAAACTGACCGAAACCATCGAAGGCCGCCGCAAGAAACGCAACGAAATCGAACAAGACACCGATTTGGCGATTAAAACCAAAAACCTCGAAGCCGAGCAGCAACGCCTGAAAATCTCGCGTGAAGAAGAATACGCCAAACTCGAACAAGAACGCGAAATTGCCGTGCGCCGCGCCGAACAGGAAGCCAGCATCGCCGAGCAGGAAGCGCAGAAAAAACGCGAGGCGGAAGAAGCCAAAATCGCCGCCGAACGCGAAGTGGATTTGAAACGCATCGCCGCCGAACGCGATATTAAAAACGAAGATATCAAAAAAGCCCAAGCCGTCGAACAGGCGGAGGTCGAACGCCGCAAAGCCATCGAGCTGGCCGAACAAGACCGCGCCATCGCCGTGGCCGAAAAATCGCGTGCCGAATCGGAAGCCAAAGCCGAGGCCGACAAAGCCCGCGCCGCCGCCGTGCGCGAAGAGGAGAGCGTGATTACCGTACGCGAAACCGAACGCGCCGAACGTGCCAAAGCCGTCGAACTGATTGCCGCCGAAGAAGCCGCACAAAAAGACGCGATTTCGCTCACCGTCGCCGCCGAAGCCGAGAAACAGGCCGCGCAAGACCGTGCCGAAGCCGTGCGCATCGCCGCCGAAGCCGAAGCTGAGAAACAACGCCTGCAAGCCAAAGGTGAAGCTGATGCCAAAGTGCTGCTGGCACAAGCGCAAGAGCAGCAATACAAAGTCGATGCCGAAGGTACCCGCGCCGTAAACGAAGCCGCCAACGTATTGAGCGTCGAGCAAGTTGAAATGCAAGTGCGCCTCGCCCTCTTGAAACACCTGCCCGACATCATCCGCGAATCCGTGCGCCCGATGGAAAACATCGACGGCATCAAGATTCTGCAAATCAACGGCTTGGGCGGATTCAGCGGCGCTGCCGCAGACGGTGTTTCAGGTAGCCCCGGCGCCCAAGGCAACGCGGCTTTGTCCGACCAAGTGGTGAACAGCGCCCTGCGCTACCGCGCCCAGGCCCCGCTGGTGGACGGTTTGCTCAAAGAGCTGGGCTTGAGCGGCGGCGACATCAACGGCCTCACGCAAAACCTCAATCCCGCTGCTCCTGCGAACCAGACACAGCCGCAAGAGGAGGGTGAGGCTGAATAA
- the greA gene encoding transcription elongation factor GreA, producing MQKIPLTVRGAELLKQELQHLKSVERPAIIEAIAEARTHGDLSENAEYEAAKEKQGFIEGRISELENKLSAAHIIDPTEIHAEGKIVFGCTVVLEDLENETQVRYQIVGDDEADIKDNKISISSPISRALIGKEEGDVAEVQAPGGIREYEVIEVLYI from the coding sequence ATGCAAAAGATTCCATTAACCGTACGCGGCGCCGAACTGCTCAAGCAAGAATTGCAGCATCTTAAAAGCGTTGAACGTCCTGCCATTATCGAAGCCATCGCCGAAGCCCGCACCCACGGCGATTTGTCTGAAAATGCTGAATACGAAGCAGCCAAAGAAAAACAAGGCTTCATCGAAGGCCGTATTTCCGAACTGGAAAACAAACTCTCCGCGGCCCATATCATCGACCCCACCGAAATCCACGCCGAAGGCAAAATCGTATTCGGCTGCACCGTCGTGCTGGAAGACTTGGAAAACGAAACCCAAGTGCGCTACCAAATCGTCGGCGACGACGAAGCCGATATTAAAGATAACAAAATCTCCATCAGCTCGCCTATTTCACGCGCCCTTATCGGCAAAGAAGAAGGCGATGTGGCCGAAGTGCAGGCGCCTGGCGGCATCAGAGAATACGAAGTTATCGAAGTGCTGTATATCTAG
- a CDS encoding ABC transporter ATP-binding protein/permease, translated as MKQEQWKIELLDSPLWLVQSFFGVLLFCLIAAFLLRRTTFGQRFERILRPCLASSNRIRVCLLLAALLLMVLLEVRISVLNSFFYKGLYDSLQDRAAAAFWFFAGINSALMVFKIIHALADELLEQVFMIRWLEKLNAALTQSWLAHKNYYRLHMRRHAPDNIDQRIQQDAQDFIASTAELVRGLISAIVSTIEFTVILWNLSGVLSVLGLEIPRGMVMFIYLFILFATATSVWIGLPLVKLNFQNEHFNGNYRYALVRVRDHAESIAFYNGEAAEGRNLRRHFAHIIRNRWQIVFRSLGLNGFNTGITQISNLLPLMLQAPRFFAGQVKIGDMHQTVQAFNRLQRALSFFRNSYKDFTAYQARLERLDGFFQSMQNHLPYRQPQHEAENCILQADKLTLHRNNGNILLSDVSFRAQSGDSLLIRGPSGCGKTSLLRALAGLWPFGSSGHIISPAREHILFVPQRPYTPQGSLRRAICYPNIRPDEHQLTAALEACRLGYLKELLDTEDDWQHKLSPGELQRIAFVRILITRPRLVLLDEATAALDEETEAALYRLIRQELPDSIIVSIGHRSTLNAFHNQIICVGETLIDCGTSKI; from the coding sequence ATGAAACAAGAACAATGGAAAATCGAGCTCCTGGACAGCCCGCTGTGGCTGGTGCAGAGCTTTTTCGGCGTATTGCTGTTTTGCCTGATCGCCGCCTTCCTACTGCGCCGCACTACTTTCGGCCAACGTTTCGAGCGCATCCTGCGCCCCTGTTTAGCAAGCAGCAACCGTATCCGAGTGTGCCTGCTCTTGGCTGCGCTGCTCTTGATGGTGCTGCTCGAAGTGCGCATCAGCGTGCTCAATTCATTTTTCTACAAAGGCCTCTATGATTCCCTGCAAGACCGCGCCGCAGCCGCCTTCTGGTTTTTCGCCGGCATCAACAGCGCCTTAATGGTGTTCAAAATCATCCATGCCCTGGCCGACGAGCTGCTCGAACAAGTCTTTATGATCCGCTGGCTGGAAAAACTCAACGCCGCGCTCACCCAAAGCTGGCTCGCTCATAAAAACTACTACCGCCTGCACATGCGCCGCCACGCGCCCGACAACATCGACCAACGTATCCAGCAAGACGCGCAAGATTTCATCGCCTCCACCGCCGAGCTCGTGCGCGGCCTGATCAGCGCCATCGTTTCTACCATCGAATTCACCGTCATCCTCTGGAATCTCTCCGGCGTGCTCAGCGTATTGGGGCTGGAAATCCCGCGCGGCATGGTGATGTTTATCTACCTCTTCATCCTCTTTGCCACCGCCACTTCCGTGTGGATCGGCCTCCCCTTGGTGAAGCTCAACTTCCAAAACGAACACTTCAACGGCAACTACCGCTACGCCCTCGTGCGCGTGCGCGACCACGCCGAGAGCATCGCTTTCTACAACGGCGAAGCCGCCGAAGGGCGCAACCTGCGCCGCCACTTTGCCCACATCATCCGCAACCGCTGGCAGATTGTGTTCCGCAGCCTCGGCCTCAACGGCTTCAACACCGGCATCACCCAAATTTCCAACCTGCTGCCCCTCATGCTGCAAGCCCCTCGCTTTTTCGCCGGCCAAGTGAAAATCGGCGATATGCACCAAACCGTGCAAGCCTTCAACCGCCTGCAACGCGCCCTATCCTTCTTCCGCAACTCCTACAAAGACTTCACCGCTTATCAAGCCCGGCTCGAACGTCTCGACGGCTTCTTCCAAAGCATGCAAAACCACCTGCCCTACCGCCAGCCGCAGCACGAAGCCGAAAACTGCATCCTGCAGGCCGACAAGCTCACTCTGCACCGCAACAACGGCAACATCCTGCTCTCCGACGTTTCCTTCCGCGCCCAAAGCGGCGATTCCCTACTCATCCGCGGCCCCTCCGGCTGCGGCAAAACCTCATTGCTGCGCGCCCTGGCCGGCCTCTGGCCCTTCGGCAGCAGCGGCCACATCATCAGCCCCGCCCGTGAACACATCCTCTTCGTGCCCCAGCGCCCCTACACCCCGCAAGGCAGCCTGCGCCGCGCCATCTGCTACCCCAACATCCGCCCCGACGAACACCAGCTTACCGCCGCCCTCGAAGCCTGCCGCCTGGGCTACCTGAAAGAACTGCTCGACACCGAAGACGACTGGCAGCACAAACTTTCCCCCGGCGAGCTGCAGCGCATCGCCTTCGTGCGCATCCTCATCACCCGCCCCCGCCTCGTGCTGCTCGATGAGGCCACCGCCGCGCTCGATGAAGAAACCGAAGCCGCCCTCTACCGCCTGATCCGCCAAGAGCTGCCCGACAGCATCATCGTGAGCATCGGCCACCGCAGCACACTCAACGCCTTCCACAACCAAATCATCTGCGTGGGCGAAACCCTGATCGACTGCGGCACAAGCAAGATTTGA